Within the Sphingobium baderi genome, the region TGGCCGCGCGCGCTTGAGGTCCGGTGATCGTCATGCCCATTCTCCCGTTCCTTATGGCATCTGCCGCGCCGTCAGTATCTTGACCGGCTGCTCCAGCATCTGCCCCTTCATCACACCTTCGCCCGCTGTCGGCGATTTGGGCGCGGCGAGGATGGTCTTCACCACGTCCATCCCCTCGACCACATGGGCGAAGACAGCAAAGCCCTGATTGTCGCCGGGCGCTTCGGGATGCGCGTCCATCGCGGGCATCTGACCCAACACGATGAAGAAATCCCCGGTCGCACTGCCCGGCGCATAACGCGCCATGGAGAGTGCCCCGTCGTCATGGGTGAGGCCGGTCTGCGTGGTCGGCTCATGCTTGATGGGCGGCAGGATGCGGCCCGGATCATTCTGCGCGCCGCCCTGCAC harbors:
- a CDS encoding peptidylprolyl isomerase; the encoded protein is MIRSLALLILALLAVTPGLAQPPESAPPADVRIALDTSAGRIVIAVHEDKAPVTAANFLRYVDQKRFDGTSFYRGVGAADYGFVQGGAQNDPGRILPPIKHEPTTQTGLTHDDGALSMARYAPGSATGDFFIVLGQMPAMDAHPEAPGDNQGFAVFAHVVEGMDVVKTILAAPKSPTAGEGVMKGQMLEQPVKILTARQMP